One Alphaproteobacteria bacterium genomic window, CGATCACGCCGATCTTGCCGCCGATCGCCATCAGCAGCGAATGCAGCGGCTCGCCCAGCACCTCGTCGCGCTTAAATATCTCGAACGCGCGGCAGGCATCCTGCTTGGCCTTGGTACGCCAGGTGGCGAATTCGCCGCTCCAGAAACTCGCCAGGTGGCCGGTGAAGCGCTCCAGCGCCGAGTCCTGCTCGACGGCCCAGTTGTGGCCGACGCTCAGCAATGCTTGGTCGGAATCGTAGCCGAGATAGGACAGCCGGCCGGCACAGGCCGCATGGCCGGGCCGGTCGCGCAGCCAGTCGACTGCATGGCCGATGAACGCAGGCGCAATGAAATCGTCGTCGGCGCAGAACGTGACATAGGGTGTGTTCACCGCCCGGGCGGCGACCTCGTGCAGGTCGATCACCGACAGCGCGTGGTCGCACAGCATGTGTTCGACCGCCAGCCCGCTCGCCGCGATGGTCCGTGCGTTGCGCGCCTTGACCGCGTCGCTGCTGGCATCGACCAGCAGTATGCGACCGACCGAGACATCGGACCGCAGCAACCGCAGCAGGCGATAGACGTAGGTCGGGCGCTCGTAGGTGGTGACGAGAAGCGTATGCTCGTCTCGCAGCGGGTCGCTCATGACGGTCAGGCCGCCTGTCCGCGCCGTTTCTTCATCAGCATCTGCGTTTCCACCGCGCCGGGCAGGTGGTTGGGGCCGGCGTCGTGGATGATCGACGTGCCGGATGCTTCCAGCCGGAACGGGACCTGCAGGAAATGGCGCAGCGCGTGGCAGATCGACTGCCGCGCCGACGGCGGCGCGTCGAACAGCATGAACCCGGAGTTGCCGGCGCCGAGCAGCTTGCCGCCGACGGCGCCCGCGGCACGGGCCGTCTCGTAGATGTCGTCGACCAGCGATGTGCTGACCTGCCGGCTGAGCGAGCGCTTCAGATGCCAGGTCTCGTCGAGCAGCCGGCCGAAATCGTCGAGGCTGCCGGTGACCAGCAGGTCGCGGCCGATCTCGACCATCGCCATCATCTTGCGAACGACCGCCTGCTTGGCCGACAGGTTGTCGATCACGTCCTTGGCGACCTGGCCGCCGAGCCGGCTGACGCCGGTGTAGAACAGCAGCAGCCGTTGCTCGATCGCGCGCTGGCGCTCGGCGGAAAGGATCACCGGCTCGATGTCGATGGTGCCGTCGGTGTTGAAGCGGAACACGTTCAGCCCGCCGATCGCGGCGGCCATCTGGTCCTGGCTGCCGACCGGGTCGCCCATCACGTGCTGCTCCAGCTCGATCGCCTTGGCGGCGAGCTCGCGCTGGGTCAGGCGCTGGCCGCGGAGCGTCAGCAGCGCGTTGATCAGGCCGACGGCAAAGCTTGAGCTGGAGCCCATGCCGGAGCGCGCCGGCAGGTCGCCCTGGTACTGGATCTCCAGCCCGGTGTCGTCGTCGAAGCCGAAGTGGCGCAGGCCCTCGCGCACCGCCGGGTGCAGGATCTCGGAGATCGAGTTGACCTGCTCGATGTGCTTCCAGACCACGCGGTGGCGCACGCCGAAGAACGGCGGCAGGAAGCGGCAGCTGATATAGCAGTACTTGTCGATGGAGGTCGACAGCACCGCGCCGCCCTCGCGCAGATACCATCCCGGATAGTCCGAGCCGCCCCCGAAGAACGAGATGCGGTACGGCGTGCGCGAGATGACGATGGACATCACGCCACCTGTTTCATCGGCTGCGGGATCGCGCGGCCGGCGATGCGGTCGCGGTGGTAGTCGAGCAGGTCGGCGAGAGTCTGGCGCATGGCGATGCGCGGTGCCCAGCCGGTCTCCTGCTGGAACTTGTCGATCGACGGCACCTGCAGGGTGACGTCCGACGGGCGCAGGCGTGCCGGGTCGACCCGGTGCTCGATCGGCACCCGCGCCATGCCCTTCAGGGTCGCAAGAATCTCGCCGACGGTCGTCACCTCGCGGCCGCCGATGTTGTAGACCTCGCCGGCCCGGCATTTCTCCAGCAGCAGCCAGTAGGCACGCACGGTATCGCGCACGTCGGCGATGGTGCGCACGCTGTCCAGGTTGCCGACCAGCACCGGATTGGGCCGCACGCCCGCCTCGATCTCGGCGATCTGCTTAGCGAAGGCGCTCTCGGCGAAGACGTCGCCGCGGCGCGGGCCGGTGTGGGTGAACATGCGGGTGCGCACGATGTGCAGGCCGTAGGACAGGCCGTACTGCAATGCCACCATGTCCTCGCCGACCTTGGAGACGGCGTAGGGGCTGGCCGGTCGCATCGGGTTGTCCTCGCGGATCGGCAGCTCGTCCTCGCGCACCTGGCCGTAGACCTCGGACGACGAGCAGATGTGGATGCGCGGCCCGCCGTTGTCCCAGGGCCCGCAGATCCGCACCGCATCCAGCAGGTTGGTGGTTCCGATGACGTTGGTGTGC contains:
- a CDS encoding kinase, giving the protein MSIVISRTPYRISFFGGGSDYPGWYLREGGAVLSTSIDKYCYISCRFLPPFFGVRHRVVWKHIEQVNSISEILHPAVREGLRHFGFDDDTGLEIQYQGDLPARSGMGSSSSFAVGLINALLTLRGQRLTQRELAAKAIELEQHVMGDPVGSQDQMAAAIGGLNVFRFNTDGTIDIEPVILSAERQRAIEQRLLLFYTGVSRLGGQVAKDVIDNLSAKQAVVRKMMAMVEIGRDLLVTGSLDDFGRLLDETWHLKRSLSRQVSTSLVDDIYETARAAGAVGGKLLGAGNSGFMLFDAPPSARQSICHALRHFLQVPFRLEASGTSIIHDAGPNHLPGAVETQMLMKKRRGQAA
- a CDS encoding GDP-mannose 4,6-dehydratase; this translates as MNILITGITGMVGSHLAEHLLAEHPDCQVHGLIRWRSPRDNIAAILDRVTLHQGDLRDLNSLIELMRAVRPDRIFHLAAQSYVDQSFRAPADTLHTNVIGTTNLLDAVRICGPWDNGGPRIHICSSSEVYGQVREDELPIREDNPMRPASPYAVSKVGEDMVALQYGLSYGLHIVRTRMFTHTGPRRGDVFAESAFAKQIAEIEAGVRPNPVLVGNLDSVRTIADVRDTVRAYWLLLEKCRAGEVYNIGGREVTTVGEILATLKGMARVPIEHRVDPARLRPSDVTLQVPSIDKFQQETGWAPRIAMRQTLADLLDYHRDRIAGRAIPQPMKQVA